GGCCGATGGCAGGTCGGAGCTGCAGGGCGGCAGCTTGCGCTGGAGGCCTGCGGCAGCGCGGCACTATACGAGATCCCTGCGGCGTCGTGGCGCTGGAGGCTAACGGCCGCATGGCATAGTGGGGGAGGTCTGCTCGCGGCACGGTGCGGGAGGCCTTGCGACGGCTCGACGCTAGACAACGTACGCATTGCACTGAGATCCAGTGACTTTCCATGGCGACGTTCCATGCCGGCGAGGGCAGGCCGCACGGGAGCGCGGTGCGGCGGTGCGTGATGATGATGCAGACGAAGACCTTATCTGCTTGCCTTAGTAAAATATTGATATTGATATTTTTACTCGATTGGGCATGAGCCGTTGGATTTGTGTTAAACGGTGGATGAAGGTGCGAACGTTAGCAGCGGCATGTGCTAAAGCTTTGCAATCGGCAACGGATTATGGGATCTCTCAGGTCCAAGTTGAGGTAGGTTCGACGCTCCGAGCTTATTCGCTGGCAAGAAAAGTTACAGTTgaatgttcgctgatttattatagtAAAAAAGTTATAACTTATAAGACAAGTGAATGAAGTTCTGACACTTCTCATGTCATCGATGGACCTAGCGGTTAGCGATATGTTGATTAGGGATACACGGGTCTTTCTTCATGAGCATTTCGTATGTGATGATGTTCTCCTTGTTCCTAGAAATTGTAATTTAGTTGCGCATGTAGAGAGCAAGCTTAGGGATGAGTTGGGACCCAGGTGAGTCGCATGTCTGGACAAAACCCCTCCCAGACTCTGTAAAGTGTTTGGTCATTCGCGATACTGTTGAGTTTCTGGTTTCAATAACAAGGCCATAGAACCAGCCCTGAGTTTCAGAAAACTTGACAAAGTTACCGAATGCTGCTTGATTAAGAAGAAGATAGACACCTCAATTCGAGTTGGCTATTCTGAACTGTTCAATCATCTAGCTTATAAAAAGCAATTATCTAGTTCTCTTCGACTATTATAGCTTATAAAAAAATCTAAGGCCCTAGATCCttgaaattgaatttattttaaTAATCATAATTTAGACACATATTAATTAAGCCAATATGATTGTATATAGATTACATTTATATATATTGTTGGCTGTGCGAGAGAAATGCTTATGTGTTGTATTTCTATCGTATAGGAGTGAGTTGAACGTGTTATAAGTTACAAAGTATAAACATAAAATGATCTATAGAATCAATTTCCATCTTTCACCATTCGAATTTGAGATGGGCTTATATGTGAACTTGTAAGTGGTGACATGTCACATTTCAAGCCTAGCCTAATTTATTAAGTAGATTTTATTTCCtccaaataaaaggatccaaacggAGCCTAAGCTAAAATCCCTATCACGACTGCAATCCGAACATTCATACTAAGTCCCGACGGAGTCTCCGGAGGTGTCGACGGCCATCTATACTCAGGCGTTAACACAGCATGCCGGAGCTCTCCCAGAGGCCTGCCCTGTAGCAAGAATATTCTGTGGAGACGAACCAAACATTTCTGAATATGTACAAGTGAATGCAAGCATTTCTTGATGAAGCCAACTAGCCAAGCACGTATCAACATCATCATGTAGCACAAGTAGCAAAGGGGTGGCAGACGATAATGAGCCATGGATTGAACGTATACAGCAGTTCTCAAGAACGAAAAATTGCCCCATATGAAGCTGGCAGTAGTGTCCTATATCCTTATACAACTCTGAACCACAGTGggcataaatggtttataagctAACACCTAAAGTACAGCTTTCCTGAAAATTCAGGAAAAAAAGAAACTCAGTGGAAAATGGAGGCCGCTTCAGATCAGCATACTCTCTGCAGGCTCATGCAACATGCCTAGTCGATCTTCACAGATGAATAAATCAATCTTGTGAACCAGAAGCAGGCACAGAAGCCGATCGCACCAGTGAGCACACAGAAAGCACAcgaggcaagaagcatgtagcCAAAGTACAGTATGCCCGACACCACCTTGGTGATCTGCAGTTTAGTGAAGAAGTAGAACCCGGCATACAGGAAGAGGTAGATTGCAGATGATCCTGAGGTCAGATAGGACCTCCACCACCACATGTAGTCCTCACTGCACAGCTGGAAATAGCACAGCACGATCGTGATCTCCgcacaggtgatgatgaggaTAATGAACACCAGGAAGAGAAAGCCAAAGATGTAGTAGAACTGGTGAAGCCAGATTGATGTCAGGATGAAGAAGAGCTCAATGAAAACTGCTCCAAACGGAAGAATACCACCAATAAGAATGGTGAAGGCAGGGTTCATGTACCAAGCCTGCTCAGGGACCTGTCTTGGAATCTTGTTTGTCTTCACCGGAGCCTCAATGGCAGGTTGCTTGAAGCCCAGATAGCTCCCAACAAATACAAGAGGAACCGAGATACCAAACCAAAGGAGGACCAACGCAAACATTGTGGTGAAAGGAACGGCACCAGACGACTTCTCCCCCCATATAAGAGCATTCAGGATGAAGAAAATACCAAAAGCAATCCCGGGAAACAGGAAAGCAGTCCTTAGGGTGATGCTCTTCCATTCTGATCCTTTGAACATCTTATATAGGCGTGAAGAAGCATAGCCAGCAAACAAACCCATCAAGACCCAAGTGAGCAGCATGGCAGTCATGAGTCCTCCCCGGTTTGACGGCGAAAGGAaacccaaaacagcaaaaatcATGGTTACTAGCAGCATACCAAAGAACTGAACACCAGTCCCAACACAGACACAGAGTAAGTCAGAGTTTGCAGGAGGGCGGAATACGTCTCCATGAACAAGCTTCCACCCTGTCTCCTCTtgggcttcttcttcagtttcaAGCTGATTGTATCTAGAGATATCTCTATACAAGGTGCGGAGCATAATCATGGCCACCATCCCAGATAAAAAGAGTACGATCATGAGAGAGTTCACAATAGAAAACCAGTGAATTTGATCGTCTGTCATTAACAGGTAGGTGTCCCAGCGAGAAGCCCACTTGACATCACTCTCCTGCAAAGCAATACCAAGCACATCAGAAAACATTAAAACAAACTCAAAGTTTACAATGTATTATTAAGTAACTTGACAATGATAACACAGTTCATGTAATAGATTCATCAtggaaaatactttcataatatatatagaaaacaataTACTTCTACAAAAATTGCAGGTCAAAGTGTCACATTTAAGATCATGTCAATGTCCTAAATTAAGAATCTGAGGGAGTATGAAGGAAAGGAGTTAGAGCACAAAAAGAGAAGCAGAAGTGAGAAATATCACCTCGAAGGCCACATCCTAAATTAAGAATCTGAGGGAGTATGAAGGAAAGGAGTTAGAGCACAAAAAGAGAAGCAGAAGTGAGAAATATCACCTCGAAGGCCACATCATAGGTAAATATGATTTCCTTTCCAGCTTCAACCTCCTGAGGAGTATCTGAGTTTACCACAAGCTTGCTGGCATGAGGATCACATGTGATTAAACGAGTGTTTTTATCATTCCACGGCCCTTCAAACTGGTGATTGATACTGGCACGAGAAATTTAACAAAGATGAAGTGAGTAAACAAGATAGTGTCAGCATGTAAAAAAACATCATATCATACAAATAAAATATGACAAGCATAACTAAAACAAACCTGAATGGTTTGACCTcaaatccaacaattctagagaGATCTGCAGTTTCATCCTTGTGATATTTTACTAAAAATGTCAAGTGGTTGTGGATAAAGGACTTCTCATCCTTGTTCTGTAacatatatattttataataagaTAACTACACCctctcaagaaaaaaaaaaggagaccGACACACTGTTAAAAGTAAAACATCAGCTGAGCACACAAACTTACACCAGCATATTGGCCCTTGACACCAACATGATATCCAGCCTGGTAAACAGGAGCACCCCTATCCTGCCTTGCAATAGCAACAACTAGTGGGAGGTTGTCAAGAATCCTGTGAAGAAAATTCATCATGTAACTCTAGCATTTGTCATGCAATTAAAATTACAGTGTCACATATAAAATCCATACATGTTCACCCGATACTCATCCTCTATCTTTTCCTTGAGCTCCTTTGCTTGTTTATCGTCAATTTTTGCTCTGCAGATAATCTGGCACATCTTGGGCTCCCCCATCTCAAACTACAGCACAAACGAGAAACGACAAAGTAGATGACAACTCAGTGATCTGGTACATTACAAATTACACAGGTGAATATGTGACAAGCAGCAATCTAGTACTGACCACATAAGGAGAGTTCTCAATGCGATCACCACGCAGAACCTCTCCAAGATTCTCTGCACTATCAACTATCGTGTTTGGCTTGCAGAATGGAAGAGAGTAATACGAGTAGGGAAGTTGCGTCTTTGTGGATGTCAGCTTATTCACCTTCACCAAAAGTGGATCTTTCTGCAGAGAATTATGTATGAACCAGTTAGAGAACATGCAACACATATttcagtaaaacaaaaggccacGAATCTAAAGATATGAGAACGTGTGGCCAAGACGCGTACAGGGCGTGTCCAAGAAGGAAATGTAAAGCTCTGATCATAAGTGGGATAGACTATTTTCCCCCCATAGGTCAAGCACACACACCATTTGACATTCGTTTCTCTAAACATAACTACTAACACATATACATGTTTGATACTTAAAGATCTGAAAATAATGGCTTGTCATGATTCATCAGAAGCAGAAGTGAATTAGGTAGCATGATGCACGGACACATATGACTGTCAGACAGTAGTGTAGATCCACACGTTACACCAGGCAACAAGGACCAAGAGAAACAGAAGCGAAAAAATGGTTTGGGTACAATGGCCTATTGTCAAAGACACCACCACCTGCAGCTTCCAAGTTCAAACTATAAGTATCATGTATACAATGGAACATATGAAATTCACTTTCTGAGATCAAGCCGAGCATTTACTCTATGTACAAAAATTTGAAGAACTGCACAGCTTGAATACTAGTGGGTACAGATTTGGGTACATCTGGGTGCAGACTCTTCTGTACTCTGCGCATTTAGAACACACGTGGGCACAGACTCTGGCATACTCACTGCGCAATTTTCTTATTATCTTAAGTTCAAGTATACCATTCAATAACGTTCTAAAACTTTAGATCAGCTGTAGAGTTTTTTATTCTTTATCATCACTTAGGGAAAAACGTTTTTGCCTCAACATTGAGATTTGAAGCAAGGGACCTAGCCAAAAGTGAAAGCCAGTAGTCCAGAATTCCATATGCATCCGGATCAAAATGTCAGGGAGCAAGACAGCAAGTGAAGTGGGTGGTGCGTCATTAGCAGTGAGCAGCAACGCAACGCAGCCGTGCAGAAATGAGACGACAGGCACGCAATTCGTCAGATTACACCAGCGCGCACAGAAGCACCAACGGATTATGATTATCATGTCAGGTGAGTGAACAGCGTGTGCCACTGCCACCCGCGGGTACGAGTAAGGGAGCGAGCGAGAGCAGCGGGACCGCCCGAGATCCCGAACACCACCGCTCGCATCCAACTCGACGAAGACCAAACGATGGATCTGGCCGCCGAGATCCAGCGCGGGAAGGGTGGGGAGAGAACCATTACGCTACGAGGAAGGTGTGGACTGAGGGAAGGGAACTGGACCTTGTGGAAGTCGTTGGGCGCCACGCCGGGGAGGTAGAAGGCGGCGGCCGGCGAGGCGGCGAGGAGCGCCGCGAGcacgagcgccgccgcggcccagcGGAGCATCGCCGGAGCTCGCATCGGTGGGGGGGTTCGGATCTGAGGCGGAGGCGCTCCCTCGCACTCGCAGTCCACTGGCAGTCTGGCACCGACGGAGAGACTCTGTGCTGTGGTCCGTCCTTCTGATGATGTCTCAACTCTGAAGTCTGAACTGAACGACGAGAAAGGGTGAACGGGCCAGACAGAATTCGGGCCGGCCCATCGAACGGGCTTGTGTTCAAGGGAAGTCACATGGGCTTTGGGCGGGTCCAAAGTTAGTCAGGCCGTTGTTCCATCCCGATCGACAACCAGGCAAGGTCTCTCTTCCCAAGATCTCACTGCATTTGCAAATGGGTCTGTGGTTCAGTGGTATGGCAGTCCAGTGGGACGCTACTCTAATTTTCTCTAGAATTTTTCCAGAAATTTCAAGGTACATGACATGTATGTATTGCGTGTTTTCTGTGCAATGGAGGCAAACCTTGATGATCGCACTATGGTATTGCGCGTTTCCCGTGTAGTGGAGGCGAACCTTGGTGATCGCACCTTTTTCTGGAATTTTTCCAGAAATTCCAAGGTACATGCACGCGTGCGCGTTCGGTGTACGAATTTTAGGTCTAAAGCCAAACCAAAGCTCAGGACCCCTTttataaaatatgaaaaaaatactCAACATGTATATGTAAAATTTTATCATACTTAATATGTGTCCAAAAGCAAAAAAATTATATGAAAAAATTATACATATTAAATTATCTTAAAGAAATTTCTAACATTCCTTTATACAAAGTCGTTGATGACAATATCAATCTCATC
This window of the Sorghum bicolor cultivar BTx623 chromosome 7, Sorghum_bicolor_NCBIv3, whole genome shotgun sequence genome carries:
- the LOC8058008 gene encoding transmembrane 9 superfamily member 8; the encoded protein is MRAPAMLRWAAAALVLAALLAASPAAAFYLPGVAPNDFHKKDPLLVKVNKLTSTKTQLPYSYYSLPFCKPNTIVDSAENLGEVLRGDRIENSPYVFEMGEPKMCQIICRAKIDDKQAKELKEKIEDEYRVNMILDNLPLVVAIARQDRGAPVYQAGYHVGVKGQYAGNKDEKSFIHNHLTFLVKYHKDETADLSRIVGFEVKPFSINHQFEGPWNDKNTRLITCDPHASKLVVNSDTPQEVEAGKEIIFTYDVAFEESDVKWASRWDTYLLMTDDQIHWFSIVNSLMIVLFLSGMVAMIMLRTLYRDISRYNQLETEEEAQEETGWKLVHGDVFRPPANSDLLCVCVGTGVQFFGMLLVTMIFAVLGFLSPSNRGGLMTAMLLTWVLMGLFAGYASSRLYKMFKGSEWKSITLRTAFLFPGIAFGIFFILNALIWGEKSSGAVPFTTMFALVLLWFGISVPLVFVGSYLGFKQPAIEAPVKTNKIPRQVPEQAWYMNPAFTILIGGILPFGAVFIELFFILTSIWLHQFYYIFGFLFLVFIILIITCAEITIVLCYFQLCSEDYMWWWRSYLTSGSSAIYLFLYAGFYFFTKLQITKVVSGILYFGYMLLASCAFCVLTGAIGFCACFWFTRLIYSSVKID